One window from the genome of Erwinia sorbitola encodes:
- the ghrA gene encoding glyoxylate/hydroxypyruvate reductase GhrA → MDIIFYHPFFKAETWINGLQQRLPDARIRQWQPGDNGHSDYALVRQPPVEMLQGRKLKAVFALGAGVDDILGQLREHPEMLAPGVPLFRLEDTGMGRQMQEYAVYHVLGWFRRFPEYQKQKTETLWHHLRNRKRSDFSVGILGAGVLGRSVAQSLLAWDFPVSCWSRTAKQIDGVTSFHGEQQLGAFLSSTQVLINLLPNTPQTQGILNRHLLSQLKPGAFLLNLARGAHLVEADLLAAIEAGEVSAAALDVFNHEPLPAEHAFWSHPDIAITPHNAAVTLPDEAMDYIAQAMLRCENGEMPEGRVDISRGY, encoded by the coding sequence GTGGATATCATTTTTTATCATCCGTTCTTTAAGGCAGAGACCTGGATCAACGGCTTACAGCAGCGTCTTCCTGATGCCCGCATCCGGCAGTGGCAGCCCGGCGACAACGGCCACAGTGACTATGCACTGGTGCGCCAGCCGCCGGTTGAGATGCTCCAGGGGCGCAAGCTCAAAGCAGTATTTGCCCTCGGGGCAGGCGTAGACGATATCCTCGGACAGCTGCGTGAACATCCTGAAATGCTGGCACCAGGCGTGCCTCTGTTCCGTCTGGAAGATACCGGAATGGGGCGGCAGATGCAGGAGTACGCGGTGTACCACGTACTCGGCTGGTTCCGGCGCTTTCCTGAATATCAGAAGCAGAAAACCGAAACGCTCTGGCACCATCTGCGCAATCGCAAGCGCAGTGATTTCTCTGTTGGTATCCTGGGGGCCGGTGTCCTCGGCCGCAGCGTGGCACAAAGCCTGCTGGCGTGGGACTTCCCTGTTAGCTGCTGGAGCCGCACAGCGAAGCAGATCGACGGCGTTACCAGCTTTCACGGCGAGCAGCAGCTGGGTGCGTTTCTTTCCTCAACTCAGGTGCTTATCAACCTGCTGCCAAACACGCCGCAGACCCAGGGGATTCTTAATCGCCACCTGCTGAGTCAGCTCAAACCAGGTGCATTTTTGCTGAACCTGGCGCGCGGTGCTCATCTGGTTGAGGCGGATCTGCTGGCGGCAATAGAAGCGGGTGAGGTCAGCGCTGCCGCACTGGATGTGTTTAATCACGAGCCGCTGCCCGCAGAACATGCTTTCTGGTCACATCCTGATATCGCTATCACACCTCATAATGCGGCTGTAACCTTGCCAGACGAAGCTATGGACTACATTGCGCAGGCTATGCTGCGATGTGAAAACGGCGAGATGCCGGAGGGGCGCGTGGATATCAGTCGCGGCTATTAA
- a CDS encoding peptide MFS transporter: MEQTRPIPQQQVPGGTGALFFIQIFATMGFAVLYSSLVLYATKRLGFSEGQANTMMGVFGAFNYGLHLFGGYLGGRFLSNRNLFVLGMVLQVAGCWTLSGQSAEGLYWGLAMFLTGSGLNVTCINMMLTQRFAPEDNRRESAFLWNYAGMNLGFFLGFTGAGYFQLSEHYEALFLFATVGNAIAIVISLLCWKILGDINTPLLHASKRQFRWRMLAGLAVLILLVPTIRLMLNHAGFTGSFVLVLGAAIFLLLCLTTLRHRPRDEQRRMGAYLILALGSLVFWTLYQLAPMGLMLFTEHNINLNVYGIRVAPQWVQNINTLVIVVGGPLLAMGFRNLRERAWRIDIPLQFSASLFCIGLGMLVLPLGIALAGEDGMVAFKWIVISYVLQSLGELLISPIGYAMIGKLAPVRYQGVMMGCWMMVTGVASVLSGHISALMPENSGSTPLITNPGYSHIFSLLGWGSAAIGLLMIFLIPMLRQLIHQVERR, encoded by the coding sequence GTGGAACAGACCAGGCCTATACCCCAACAGCAGGTGCCGGGCGGAACCGGCGCGCTGTTCTTTATCCAGATCTTCGCCACTATGGGCTTTGCGGTGCTCTATTCCAGCCTTGTGCTGTATGCCACCAAACGGCTCGGATTCAGTGAAGGGCAGGCGAATACTATGATGGGCGTATTTGGCGCCTTTAACTACGGGCTGCACCTGTTTGGCGGCTATCTCGGCGGACGTTTCCTCAGCAACCGTAATCTGTTTGTGCTGGGTATGGTGCTTCAGGTCGCTGGCTGCTGGACGCTGTCAGGGCAGAGCGCCGAAGGACTGTATTGGGGGCTGGCAATGTTTCTGACCGGTAGCGGGCTGAACGTTACCTGCATCAATATGATGCTGACCCAGCGCTTTGCTCCGGAGGATAACCGCCGTGAAAGCGCCTTCCTGTGGAATTACGCCGGGATGAATCTTGGCTTCTTCCTCGGCTTTACCGGGGCCGGGTATTTCCAACTCAGCGAACATTACGAAGCGCTATTCCTGTTTGCTACCGTCGGTAATGCTATCGCCATCGTTATCTCGCTGCTTTGCTGGAAAATCCTGGGAGATATCAATACGCCACTGCTGCATGCCAGCAAGCGGCAATTCCGCTGGCGTATGCTCGCCGGGCTGGCAGTACTGATATTGCTGGTTCCAACCATACGTCTTATGCTTAACCATGCAGGCTTTACCGGCAGCTTTGTACTGGTGCTGGGCGCAGCAATCTTTCTGCTGCTCTGCCTCACCACCCTGCGCCATCGCCCTCGCGATGAGCAGCGGCGGATGGGCGCATACCTGATCCTTGCCCTCGGTTCACTGGTGTTCTGGACGCTGTATCAACTGGCACCAATGGGATTAATGCTGTTCACCGAACACAATATCAACCTTAACGTTTATGGCATCCGGGTTGCGCCGCAGTGGGTGCAGAATATTAACACGCTGGTGATTGTGGTCGGCGGCCCGCTGCTGGCGATGGGGTTCCGCAATCTGCGTGAACGAGCATGGCGTATCGATATCCCGCTGCAATTCTCAGCCTCTTTATTCTGTATTGGTCTGGGTATGCTGGTGTTGCCGCTTGGTATCGCGCTGGCTGGCGAGGACGGCATGGTGGCGTTTAAATGGATCGTCATCAGCTACGTGCTGCAAAGCCTGGGTGAGCTGCTGATCTCTCCTATCGGTTACGCCATGATTGGTAAACTGGCCCCGGTACGCTATCAGGGGGTAATGATGGGCTGCTGGATGATGGTTACCGGTGTGGCATCGGTGCTCTCAGGCCATATTTCTGCGCTGATGCCGGAAAACAGCGGCAGTACACCGCTGATCACTAACCCCGGCTACAGCCATATTTTCAGCCTGCTGGGCTGGGGCAGTGCGGCAATCGGGCTGCTGATGATCTTCCTTATTCCGATGTTGCGCCAGCTGATTCATCAGGTTGAGCGCCGCTAA
- the phoA gene encoding alkaline phosphatase produces MKHKAFALSLLTSLVCSSAVADIATYNRAAQGDITQPGGARRLTGDQTEAIKASLSNTTAKNVILLIGDGMGDSEITAARNYAEGAGGFFKGIDALPLTGQYTHYSLDKKSHKPDYVTDSAASATAWATGVKSYNGAIGVDVNGRDHPSLLELAKAAGKATGNVSTAELEDATPAAQIAHVTSRKCYGPVKTSELCATNALEKGGKGSIAEQLLNARADVTFGGGGKTFKETATAGEWQGKTLAEQAEQRGFQLVNDLNAMNALNEASDNKPVLGLFADGNMPVRWKGPKAVYHGNLDGKPVTCEVNAERPESTPTLAQMTDKAISLLSSKQQGFFLQVEGASIDKQDHAANPCGQIGETVDLDEAVQKALEFARKDGNTLVIVTADHAHSSQIIANDSKAPGLTQTLITKDGSPMTISYGNSEEDSQGHTGTQLRIAAYGPHAANVVGLTDQTDLFYTIKDALDIK; encoded by the coding sequence ATGAAACATAAAGCCTTCGCACTTTCCCTGCTCACATCCCTGGTCTGCTCTTCAGCAGTCGCTGATATCGCCACCTATAATCGCGCAGCACAAGGGGATATTACCCAGCCGGGCGGGGCGCGGCGTCTCACCGGTGACCAGACCGAGGCAATTAAAGCATCCCTGAGCAACACGACGGCGAAAAACGTCATCCTGCTGATTGGTGATGGCATGGGGGATTCGGAAATTACAGCCGCGCGAAACTATGCGGAAGGAGCAGGCGGTTTCTTTAAAGGCATCGATGCACTGCCGCTCACCGGGCAGTACACCCATTACTCGCTGGATAAAAAAAGCCATAAACCTGATTACGTTACCGATTCAGCAGCATCTGCGACCGCCTGGGCCACGGGCGTTAAGTCTTACAATGGTGCCATTGGTGTGGATGTAAACGGCAGGGATCATCCGTCACTGCTGGAGCTGGCCAAAGCAGCCGGAAAGGCGACGGGTAACGTCTCGACCGCTGAACTGGAAGATGCTACCCCGGCTGCACAGATTGCTCATGTAACCTCACGTAAATGCTACGGCCCGGTAAAAACCAGTGAGCTTTGTGCCACCAATGCGCTGGAAAAAGGCGGGAAAGGTTCGATAGCTGAACAGCTGCTGAATGCCCGCGCAGACGTCACCTTCGGAGGCGGCGGTAAAACGTTTAAAGAGACGGCCACTGCTGGCGAATGGCAGGGCAAAACGCTGGCAGAGCAGGCGGAGCAGCGTGGCTTTCAGCTGGTTAACGATCTGAATGCGATGAACGCCCTGAACGAAGCCAGTGATAACAAGCCGGTACTGGGACTGTTCGCCGATGGCAATATGCCGGTGCGCTGGAAAGGGCCAAAAGCGGTTTATCACGGTAACCTTGATGGCAAACCGGTCACCTGCGAAGTGAACGCTGAACGCCCGGAGTCAACGCCGACTCTGGCCCAGATGACAGACAAAGCCATCTCCCTGTTAAGCAGTAAACAGCAGGGTTTCTTCCTCCAGGTTGAGGGCGCGTCAATCGATAAGCAGGATCACGCGGCTAACCCTTGCGGTCAGATTGGTGAAACTGTGGATCTGGATGAAGCGGTGCAAAAGGCGCTGGAATTTGCGCGTAAAGATGGCAACACGCTGGTGATTGTAACCGCAGACCATGCGCACTCCAGCCAGATCATCGCCAATGACAGCAAGGCGCCCGGACTGACTCAGACGCTGATCACCAAAGACGGCAGCCCGATGACCATCAGCTACGGCAATTCCGAAGAGGATTCGCAGGGCCACACCGGTACCCAACTGCGCATCGCGGCATACGGCCCTCATGCGGCCAACGTGGTTGGCCTGACCGATCAGACCGATCTGTTTTATACCATCAAGGACGCGCTGGATATCAAGTAA
- a CDS encoding NADPH-dependent oxidoreductase: protein MNDITQLLKSHRSERSYLDTPIADHILDDIIETAWRAPTSVNSQQVSLVVVRDPATRARIAELAGGQPWIAKAPVFITFVFDMHKSQLGIAAENKQQIAHESLESLISGSTDIGIALGAVMTAARSHGLGVVPIGGIRREPEALIELLQLPELTFPVAGVVLGYVDEPAVQKPRMSLAGFRHEERYDSASLPDVIKAYNQVLVAHWQSTGRTDGDNWGNNTASYYQNIYFPKVQPAILKQGFGIDK from the coding sequence ATGAATGATATTACCCAACTGCTGAAAAGCCATCGCAGCGAGCGCAGCTATCTTGATACGCCGATCGCCGACCACATTCTTGATGACATCATCGAAACCGCATGGCGTGCCCCAACGTCTGTAAACTCGCAGCAGGTTTCGCTGGTGGTGGTTCGCGACCCGGCCACTCGTGCACGTATTGCAGAACTGGCCGGAGGGCAGCCGTGGATTGCTAAGGCACCGGTTTTCATCACCTTTGTGTTTGATATGCATAAAAGCCAGCTGGGGATTGCCGCAGAAAACAAACAGCAGATTGCCCATGAAAGCCTTGAAAGCCTGATTTCCGGCTCCACCGACATTGGCATTGCTCTCGGTGCAGTGATGACGGCGGCGCGCTCTCACGGACTGGGCGTGGTGCCAATTGGCGGTATCCGTCGTGAACCTGAGGCGTTGATTGAGCTGTTGCAGTTACCAGAGCTGACCTTCCCGGTGGCTGGTGTTGTGCTTGGCTATGTTGATGAACCCGCCGTCCAGAAACCACGGATGTCGCTGGCAGGCTTCCGCCATGAAGAACGTTATGACTCAGCCTCGCTGCCGGATGTGATTAAAGCCTACAATCAGGTACTGGTTGCCCACTGGCAGAGTACCGGGCGTACCGATGGGGATAACTGGGGCAATAACACCGCCAGCTATTATCAGAATATCTATTTCCCTAAAGTGCAGCCTGCAATTTTGAAACAGGGCTTTGGCATCGATAAATAA
- the phoH gene encoding phosphate starvation-inducible protein PhoH — MGRQKAVIKARREAKRVLRSDSRSHRQREEESVTSLVQMGGLDSIGMARDTRDHSPIEARNEAQAHYLHAIESKKLIFATGEAGCGKTWISAAKAAEALIHKDVDRIIVTRPVLQADEDLGFLPGDISEKFAPYFRPVYDVLVKRLGSSFMQYCLRPEIGKVEIAPFAYMRGRTFENAVVILDEAQNVTAAQMKMFLTRLGENVTVIVNGDITQCDLPAHVKSGLSDAMARFEEDEMIGVVRFDKQDCVRSELCQRALLAYS; from the coding sequence ATGGGAAGACAGAAAGCAGTGATCAAAGCGCGTCGTGAAGCAAAACGTGTGCTTCGTAGTGATTCACGCAGTCATCGTCAGCGCGAAGAAGAATCGGTCACCTCGCTGGTGCAGATGGGCGGACTGGACTCTATTGGCATGGCTCGCGATACCCGCGACCACTCGCCGATTGAAGCCAGAAATGAAGCTCAGGCGCACTATCTCCACGCCATAGAAAGTAAGAAGCTGATCTTTGCTACCGGCGAAGCAGGCTGCGGTAAAACCTGGATCAGCGCCGCAAAAGCGGCTGAGGCCCTGATACATAAGGATGTCGACAGGATCATCGTTACGCGCCCGGTGTTGCAGGCGGATGAGGATCTGGGATTCCTGCCTGGAGATATCTCAGAGAAATTTGCCCCGTACTTCCGGCCGGTATATGACGTTCTGGTTAAACGTCTGGGATCGTCCTTTATGCAATACTGCCTGCGTCCCGAAATTGGCAAAGTGGAAATCGCTCCCTTCGCTTATATGCGTGGCCGCACCTTCGAAAACGCTGTGGTGATTCTGGATGAGGCGCAGAACGTCACCGCCGCCCAAATGAAAATGTTTTTAACCCGCCTCGGAGAAAACGTCACGGTTATCGTCAATGGTGATATCACTCAGTGTGATTTGCCTGCTCATGTGAAGTCCGGACTCAGCGACGCGATGGCGCGCTTCGAGGAGGATGAGATGATTGGCGTGGTGCGTTTTGATAAACAGGACTGTGTGCGTTCAGAGCTTTGCCAGCGTGCACTGCTTGCTTACAGTTAG
- the efeB gene encoding iron uptake transporter deferrochelatase/peroxidase subunit has protein sequence MAKPVDGVALASRRRLLKGMGILSGALVVAGGCPVHAASEEKTSSPGTLPPGARQERQPFYGAHQAGITTPQQASMMLVAFDVLATDKADLVRLFRLLTDRIAFLTAGGKAPLVTNPQLPPMDSGILGDDIYPDNLTITVSVGTSLFDERFGLQGLKPLKLQPMTRFPNDSLDARLCHGDLLLQICANTNDTVIHALRDIIKHSPDLLSVRWRREGFISDHAARSRGKETPINLLGFKDGTANPDSTDGNLMDNILWVSKGQGEPAWTLGGSYQVARIIQFHVEFWDRTPLREQQTIFGREKHSGAPLGMHKEHDVPDYASDPQGDVIPMDAHIRLANPRTPETQSSLMLRRGYSYSLGVSNSGQLEMGLLFVCYQHDLEKGFLTVQKRLNGEALEEYIKPIGGGYFFVLPGVADAQHYLAQGLLEA, from the coding sequence ATGGCAAAACCTGTTGATGGCGTGGCGTTAGCGTCACGTCGTCGTTTACTGAAAGGGATGGGCATCCTCAGCGGTGCCCTGGTCGTGGCGGGTGGTTGCCCGGTTCATGCGGCCAGTGAAGAGAAAACCTCATCGCCGGGAACCCTGCCACCCGGTGCCCGCCAGGAGCGCCAGCCATTTTATGGTGCTCATCAGGCCGGGATCACCACGCCGCAGCAGGCGTCAATGATGCTGGTGGCTTTTGATGTGCTGGCCACGGACAAAGCCGATCTGGTGCGTCTGTTCCGCCTGTTAACCGACCGTATTGCGTTTCTGACCGCAGGCGGTAAAGCGCCGCTGGTTACCAATCCGCAGCTGCCGCCAATGGATTCCGGGATTCTGGGTGATGATATCTATCCGGATAACCTCACTATTACGGTTTCCGTCGGCACTTCATTGTTTGACGAGCGTTTCGGTTTACAGGGTTTAAAACCGCTGAAGTTGCAGCCGATGACGCGCTTCCCGAATGATTCCCTTGATGCCCGGCTGTGCCACGGCGATCTGCTATTGCAGATTTGTGCAAATACCAATGACACGGTGATCCATGCGCTGCGCGATATTATCAAGCATTCGCCGGATCTGCTCAGTGTACGCTGGCGGCGTGAAGGGTTTATCTCGGATCATGCGGCACGTAGCAGAGGCAAAGAGACGCCGATAAACCTGCTGGGCTTTAAAGACGGCACGGCGAATCCGGACAGTACCGACGGCAACCTGATGGATAATATTCTGTGGGTCAGCAAGGGGCAGGGCGAACCAGCGTGGACGCTGGGTGGCAGCTACCAGGTGGCGCGTATTATCCAGTTCCACGTAGAGTTCTGGGATCGTACTCCGCTGCGTGAACAGCAGACCATTTTTGGCCGTGAGAAACATAGCGGTGCGCCGTTGGGTATGCATAAAGAGCATGATGTGCCTGATTATGCCAGCGATCCGCAGGGCGACGTTATTCCGATGGATGCCCATATCCGTCTGGCTAACCCGCGCACGCCGGAAACGCAATCCAGCCTGATGCTGCGTCGTGGTTACAGTTATTCTCTGGGAGTTTCTAATTCTGGCCAGCTGGAGATGGGATTGCTGTTTGTCTGTTATCAGCACGATTTAGAAAAAGGTTTTCTTACCGTGCAGAAACGCCTTAATGGCGAAGCGCTTGAAGAATATATAAAACCGATTGGCGGTGGATATTTCTTCGTGTTGCCAGGCGTGGCGGACGCACAGCACTATCTGGCCCAGGGGCTGCTGGAAGCCTGA
- the efeO gene encoding iron uptake system protein EfeO — MTTHFRRQALNAALLAALTSSGAALAADIPKVNVSVTDKQCEPMTLTVDAGKTQFIIKNNSQKALEWEILKGVMVVEERENIAPSFTQKLTANLEAGEYDITCGLLSNPKGKLIVKANGSKVNDGKPDVLQLVGPIADYKLYVTKEVEQLVAGTKAFTDAVKAGDLEKAKALFAPTRQHYERIEPIAELFSDLDGAIDAREDDFEKKASDPKFTGFHRLEKVLFADNTTKGMDKFADQLYKDVLDLQTRISELAFPPGKVVGGAAGLIEEVASSKISGEEDRYSRTDLWDFQANVDGAQKIVNLLRPLVQKANPQLLAKVDGNFKKVDTILAKYRTKDGFESYEKLTDADRTALKGPITALAEDLALLRGTLGLD; from the coding sequence ATGACCACACACTTTCGCCGCCAGGCACTGAATGCTGCTCTGCTTGCGGCTCTCACCTCGTCCGGTGCTGCGCTGGCTGCCGATATCCCGAAGGTTAACGTTAGCGTGACCGATAAACAGTGTGAGCCGATGACGCTGACGGTTGATGCCGGGAAAACACAGTTCATCATCAAAAATAACAGCCAGAAAGCGCTGGAGTGGGAGATTCTGAAAGGCGTGATGGTAGTGGAAGAGCGTGAAAATATCGCGCCATCCTTCACCCAGAAGCTGACGGCTAACCTGGAAGCCGGTGAGTACGACATTACCTGCGGCCTGTTGAGCAACCCGAAAGGCAAGCTGATCGTTAAAGCCAACGGCAGCAAAGTCAACGATGGCAAGCCTGATGTGCTGCAACTGGTTGGCCCGATTGCTGATTACAAGCTGTATGTCACTAAAGAAGTCGAACAGCTGGTTGCGGGCACCAAAGCCTTTACCGATGCGGTGAAAGCGGGCGATCTGGAGAAGGCAAAAGCGCTGTTTGCACCAACCCGTCAGCACTATGAGCGCATCGAACCTATCGCTGAACTGTTCTCCGATCTCGACGGTGCCATTGATGCCCGTGAAGATGATTTCGAGAAGAAAGCATCCGATCCGAAGTTCACCGGTTTCCACCGTCTGGAAAAGGTACTGTTTGCTGATAACACCACCAAAGGTATGGATAAATTCGCCGACCAGCTGTACAAAGATGTGCTGGATCTGCAAACCCGAATCAGTGAGCTGGCCTTCCCTCCGGGCAAAGTCGTGGGCGGTGCTGCCGGTCTGATTGAGGAAGTCGCTTCCAGCAAAATTTCCGGTGAAGAAGACCGCTACAGCCGGACTGATCTGTGGGATTTCCAGGCCAACGTTGATGGCGCGCAGAAGATTGTTAACCTGCTGCGTCCGCTGGTGCAGAAAGCTAACCCGCAGCTGCTGGCGAAAGTGGACGGTAACTTTAAGAAAGTCGACACCATTCTGGCGAAGTACCGTACCAAAGATGGCTTTGAATCCTACGAAAAATTAACTGATGCCGATCGCACGGCGCTGAAAGGTCCTATCACGGCTTTGGCCGAAGATCTTGCACTGCTGCGCGGTACGCTGGGGCTGGATTAA